In Caldilineales bacterium, the following proteins share a genomic window:
- a CDS encoding peptidoglycan DD-metalloendopeptidase family protein, with translation MSNEYLLIGQNALVRVLVVTSLIVLLLSDICQINIVWADGAWLQPPYDGTYRLTAFFDHHYPNYGNDNQITIYTGEAVTDCSPHCYTGHPGYDWSMTTGTPILAAARGVVRVRIDSTTGYGRRLIVDHENGYYTLYAHLNSFNVIVNQRVASGDLIGWSGSSGTTQPHFHFGVYRGFTSTDSEQFATDPFGWRGTYADPLSTQPAPGYRHTASCLWRSFAPDPISCADTIIEDAGEGSTIYGSWQISNRGNGYHAYYRTNSADSSSQAIWINNRIRPGIYRVYAFVPEQPTGVSTPRIRQAQYSIHTTTGWRSYALDQEITPQNTWVYFDSLNLNPQNIQIALSSVTGESAGTRLILADAVKLRSYLHHLPIMLR, from the coding sequence ATGAGTAACGAGTACCTTTTGATTGGTCAGAACGCTTTAGTACGTGTTCTGGTGGTAACTTCCTTGATTGTATTATTACTCAGTGACATCTGCCAGATCAATATCGTTTGGGCAGATGGAGCTTGGTTGCAACCACCTTATGACGGCACCTATCGTCTGACTGCGTTCTTCGACCATCACTATCCGAATTACGGAAACGATAACCAAATAACGATATATACCGGCGAAGCGGTAACCGACTGTTCTCCCCATTGCTACACAGGTCATCCTGGTTATGATTGGTCGATGACCACCGGGACACCCATACTCGCAGCAGCAAGAGGTGTAGTGCGCGTCAGAATTGATTCAACCACAGGTTATGGTCGTAGGCTCATAGTAGATCATGAAAACGGCTACTATACGCTCTATGCCCATCTCAACAGTTTCAACGTTATTGTCAATCAGCGCGTAGCAAGCGGGGACTTGATCGGTTGGAGCGGAAGCTCGGGAACTACGCAGCCTCATTTTCACTTTGGTGTTTATCGTGGATTCACATCCACTGATTCGGAGCAATTTGCTACCGATCCATTTGGATGGCGCGGCACGTATGCAGATCCTTTGTCGACTCAACCTGCTCCAGGATACAGACATACGGCTAGTTGCCTCTGGCGCAGTTTTGCTCCGGATCCAATTTCGTGCGCCGATACGATTATCGAAGATGCAGGCGAAGGTTCTACAATATACGGTTCTTGGCAAATCAGTAACAGAGGCAATGGGTATCATGCTTATTATCGAACCAACTCCGCTGATAGCAGTTCACAGGCTATTTGGATCAACAACCGTATTCGGCCAGGTATCTATCGAGTCTATGCCTTTGTACCCGAACAACCGACAGGTGTGTCAACTCCAAGGATACGACAGGCGCAATACTCAATTCACACCACTACAGGTTGGCGAAGCTATGCCCTAGATCAGGAAATCACCCCCCAGAACACATGGGTCTATTTTGATTCATTGAACCTGAACCCACAAAACATTCAAATCGCTCTATCTTCCGTTACGGGTGAATCAGCTGGTACACGCCTGATTCTTGCGGATGCCGTCAAATTGCGATCATATTTGCATCACTTGCCAATTATGCTCAGATAG